The Usitatibacter rugosus genome segment ACGACCGGCAGGCCCGTGGCCTCGACCTTGATCACGGCGACGTCGCTGCGCTTGTCGGCGCCGATGACCTTGGCCTTCAGCTCGCGCTTGTCGGTGAAGCGAACGGTGATCTCGTCCGCATTCTCCACCACGTGCGCATTGGTGACGATGTAGCCATCTTGCGAAATAACGAAGCCGGAGCCGAGGCCCAGCGGGCGCGCGGGACCACGGCGCTGTTCCGGGGCCGACTTGCCTTCGCCCTTGGGCGCTCCGCGCCCTTCGGGAGCGCCACGGCCTTCCGGCGGCATGAAGCGGCGGAAGAACTCGTAGAACGGATCGTCCTCGGAGAGCCCCGGCACGTTCAGCGCGGCCTGCGCCTTGCGCGTGGTGGTGTTGATGTTGACGACCGCGGGACCGTACTTGTCCACCAGGTCCGCGAAGTCGGGCAGCACCTGCAGCTGCGCGCCCGAGGGCGTGGTGATCGGTGCCTGGGCCAGTTGCACGGGCACGGCCGGAGCCTGCGCCTGGGCATTGGCGGACGGGTTGTGCGAGAAAGTGAGCGCGCCGGCGCCGGCGATGCCCAGCGCGACGGCAACGCCGACCGCGAGGGTATTCAATCGTTGTGTCATGTGGGAATCCTTTTCAGCGGGCGCCCCTGCAGAGCGACACCCGATGGTGAGGGAAAGTACTGCTTCTAATTGTTGTAGATGGTGACGAGTGTAAAGGGTTCAAGGACGGCGCGAGACGCTCCGGCCGACCTGCTGCGCGGCGGCGATGGGAACCTCGCCCAGGACCGTGACGACATTGTCGCCCGCGGGACGCACGAAGAAGCTCGTGGTGCCCTCCTCGCTCGCGGCTTCCGCGGGGCGCGCGGGCATGCCGGCGGGCTCCACGAAGACGCTGATGGTCGCGAGGCCGTCCGAGAGGACGATCTGCGAGACGGGCAGCTGGCGGCCCGGCATCGTCCTGCGCATTTCACCAATCTTGCGATAGCCGGCGGGCAGGTTCGTCACCTCCCAGCCGGTGTCCACGCCCTTGGCCTCGTCGCGAGGCTGGGCATCGGTGGTCCAGCTCTTCACGCGCGACTGCAGCGTGGGCTTCACGTCGCTGCGGGCGACTTGCGAGCCCATCTTCAGGTCGGTGAAAGTCCACTGCTCGATCACCTGCTTGCGCTCGTTCAGCGTGCGCGCGCGCAGGAGCAGGCCCGTGGTGACCTCGACGCAGAGGCGCTGCGCGTAGCGGAGCGCATCCTTCGGATCGAGGCGGATCCACTGGCAATCCAGGCCCAGCATGCGTTCCTGGTTGCCGAGCTTGAGCGTGTAGTTCTCGGCGAGGGCCTCGGGCGGCCCGCGGAAGATCGAGGGGAAGAACCGGGCGGAGACGCGCTTGTCCAGCCGCATGGTCTTCTGCTCGGGCATGTAGCAGATCATGTCTTCGCCGCGCCGGACGATCTCGTGGGGCTGGCCTTCCAGGGGCTCCACCCTTTCCTGCTCCACGCCATCGATGATCGCGTGGGCGATGCGGACCGTGGAGGTGCGCTCGCCGTTGGTGTGGACGAAGGTGCCCGAGTAGGCGGACGTGCGCGAAGCATTGGCGGCACGTTGCAGCCATGCGAGCGGGTCATCCTGGGGCGCGGCCTGGGCTCCCGCCGCCGCGCCGAAGGCGAGCGCGGGAAGCCATGCTTGGGTGACGCGCATCATCGAGCCGGCACGATGGTGCGGCTGGCAACCGTACGGTATTGGTCCGGAGACGGCATCTGGCGGTGCGCGGCGAGGT includes the following:
- a CDS encoding MucB/RseB C-terminal domain-containing protein, coding for MMRVTQAWLPALAFGAAAGAQAAPQDDPLAWLQRAANASRTSAYSGTFVHTNGERTSTVRIAHAIIDGVEQERVEPLEGQPHEIVRRGEDMICYMPEQKTMRLDKRVSARFFPSIFRGPPEALAENYTLKLGNQERMLGLDCQWIRLDPKDALRYAQRLCVEVTTGLLLRARTLNERKQVIEQWTFTDLKMGSQVARSDVKPTLQSRVKSWTTDAQPRDEAKGVDTGWEVTNLPAGYRKIGEMRRTMPGRQLPVSQIVLSDGLATISVFVEPAGMPARPAEAASEEGTTSFFVRPAGDNVVTVLGEVPIAAAQQVGRSVSRRP